In a single window of the Nicotiana tomentosiformis chromosome 10, ASM39032v3, whole genome shotgun sequence genome:
- the LOC104098005 gene encoding adoMet-dependent rRNA methyltransferase spb1-like has translation MGKVKGKHRLDKYYYLARECRYRSRAAFKLIQLNSKFSFLHASQSVLDLCAAPGSWMQVAVKKVPVGSLVVGVDIVPIRPIRGAIAVQEDITTPKCKSTIKRIMAEKGVRGFDLVLHDGSPNIGGAWAMEATQQNALVIDSVKLAADLLAPNGTFVTKVFRSQDYTAVLYCLRQLFEKVEVDKPLASRSESAEIYIIGLKYKAPAKIDPRILDIKHLFQGGKEPPKVVDVLRGTKQKRHRDGYEDGETLLRKVCSAADFVWSDIKSLGSVTSIMFDDPASLPLRNHPLTTEEVKTLCEDLRILGQQDLKHLSKWRMLMRKALAPSEKTSNAKAVDECESEEDEDKRLEKEMEELKGTALRKKKREKRLLAKRQAKGKARDALGMQSDATEDGYVDQELFSLTLIKCKRGVAAVDDNECDDETAGVNSEDDENDLEALENASSDVDSEEERRIRDDEIERLLEDHNERYVDREERKTKRRKQSRVSYLDDGKLLQAGDEDGRTHSAQDTEFDKGEDEVNPLVIPLETAPTQDEVVKTWFTQDVFVEPAEQDLLDKYNGDNEMLIGRVGESVPNSKTQTNEELVQIPASETVEDFEIVPAPPTDSSDSSSDESDEFGDGSDKKAEIVATAKKLILKRQREEMMDDGYNKYMFDDEGLPKWFVDEEQKHRQPIKPVTKEEVAAMRAQFKAINARPAKKVAEAKARKKRAAQRKLEKIWKKANSISDHADISDRSKTRMIEQIYKKATPKTPGKKYVVAKRGVQVKVGKGKVLVDRRMKKDARRHGMSKQGPKKGVQKLKGRRKASTTGKNGKLI, from the exons ATGGGTAAAGTGAAAGGAAAACATCGTCTGGACAAGTATTACTACCTAGCTAGAGAATGCAGATACCGTTCAAGAGCTGCATTTAAGCTTATCCAGCTCAATTCCAAATTCTCCTTCCTCCATGCATCTCAATCGGTTCTCGACCTTTGTGCCGCTCCCGGCAGTTGGATGCAGGTCGCCGTTAAGAAAGTACCCGTCGGCAGCCTTGTTGTAGGCGTAGACATTGTTCCCATTAGGCCAATTCGAGGTGCAATTGCTGTAcaagaagatattactactccAAAGTGCAAATCAACCATTAAAAGGATCATGGCTGAAAAGGGTGTTAGAGGGTTTGATTTGGTCCTCCATGATGGGTCCCCCAATATTGGTGGAGCTTGGGCTATGGAAGCTACTCAGCAGAATGCTTTGGTGATTGATTCTGTTAAACTTGCTGCTGATCTCTTAGCTCCTAATGGGACTTTTGTTACTAAG GTGTTTAGATCTCAAGACTATACTGCTGTTCTTTACTGTCTAAGACAG CTTTTTGAGAAGGTTGAGGTAGACAAACCTTTAGCAAGTCGTTCGGAATCTGCAGAAATATATATTATTGGTCTCAAATATAAGGCTCCTGCTAAGATTGACCCTCGCATTCTTGATATAAAGCACCTCTTTCAGGGGGGTAAAGAACCTCCTAAG GTGGTCGATGTACTAAGAGGGACGAAGCAGAAGAGACACCGTGATGG GTATGAAGATGGGGAGACACTCTTAAGAAAGGTCTGCTCTGCTGCCGATTTTGTGTGGTCCGATATCAAGAGCCTTGGTTCAGTTACTTCAATAATGTTTGATGATCCTGCTTCTTTGCCATTGAGAAATCATCCTCTGACGACAGAAGAG GTTAAAACACTATGTGAGGACTTGCGTATTCTGGGACAGCAAGACCTCAAACATCTTTCAAA GTGGCGTATGCTTATGAGGAAAGCTTTGGCTCCTTCAGAGAAAACTAGTAATGCAAAAGCAGTAGATGAGTGTGAGAGTGAGGAGGATGAAGATAAAAGACTTGAAAAAGAAATGGAGGAGCTGAAGGGTACCGCActgagaaagaagaaaagagaaaaaaggcTTCTAGCTAAAAGACAAGCCAAG GGCAAAGCACGCGACGCGTTGGGGATGCAGTCAGATGCAACTGAAGATGGTTATGTTGATCAGGAGCTGTTTTCCCTAACATTGATCAAG TGCAAGAGAGGTGTAGCAGCTGTTGATGACAATGAATGTGATGATGAAACTGCTGGAGTAAATAGTGAGGATGATGAAAATGATCTGGAAGCCCTGGAGAATGCATCTAGCGATGTGGACTCTGAAGAAGAACGCAGAAT ACGCGATGATGAAATAGAGAGGTTGCTTGAGGACCACAATGAAAGGTATGTGGATCGAGAGGAAAGAAAAACAAAGCGGAGAAAGCAATCCAGAGTATCTTACTTGGATGATGGTAAACTCTTGCAG GCTGGTGATGAAGATGGTAGGACTCATTCTGCTCAAGATACTGAGTTTGATAAGGGAGAGGATGAAGTGAATCCTCTAGTCATACCTCTAGAAACCGCTCCAACTCAAGACGAGGTTGTAAAAACATGGTTTACTCAAGATGTTTTTGTTGAACCAGCAGAGCAAGATTTGTTGGACAAGTATAATGGCGACAATGAAATGCTAATAGGCCGAGTAGGAGAAAGTGTTCCAAATTCTAAGACACAGACTAATGAAGAGTTGGTCCAAATCCCAGCATCTGAGACAGTAGAAGATTTTGAGATTGTTCCTGCACCACCTACAGATTCAAGTGATTCCTCGTCTGATGAGTCAGATGAATTTGGTGACGGTAGCGATAAAAAGGCTGAAATAGTGGCTACAGCAAAGAAGCTGATTTTGAAAAGGCAGAGAGAGGAAATGATGGATGATGGTTACAATAAGTATATGTTTGACGATGAGGGTTTGCCAAAGTGGTTCGTGGACGAGGAGCAGAAGCATCGACAGCCAATAAAACCAGTGACGAAAGAGGAAGTTGCTGCAATGAGAGCTCAGTTTAAAGCAATCAATGCTCGTCCTGCAAAGAAGGTAGCAGAAGCCAAAGCACGAAAGAAAAGGGCTGCTCAGAGAAAGCTAGAGAAGATTTGGAAGAAAGCTAACTCGATATCAGACCATGCAGATATTTCTGATCGCTCAAAGACAAGAATGATCGAACAGATTTACAAGAAGGCAACACCTAAAACACCAGGAAAAAAATATGTAGTGGCAAAGAGGGGTGTTCAAGTGAAGGTTGGCAAGGGGAAAGTTCTTGTTGATCGACGAATGAAGAAGGATGCAAGAAGGCATGGAATGAGCAAGCAGGGCCCGAAGAAGGGAGTACAAAAACTGAAAGGTCGACGGAAGGCTTCAACAACAGGCAAGAACGGGAAGTTGATATAA